A genomic segment from uncultured Alistipes sp. encodes:
- a CDS encoding FimB/Mfa2 family fimbrial subunit, which produces MLTLALLLTLGGCVKDELHDTPHPDTGSIAVTADWSGRGEGVAIPAEWTVTMGGYTGTETGATHSPDCLFTPGIYTLAACNTPENITVSGTTAAVVREAGSGAYISSAPGWLFTSVQEVAIEADTDCELTAVMHQQVRELTLVIEPTGDAAERVEAIVGTLSGAAGSLDFSTGTHGTPSEVELHFTEITSGDDAGKWTATVRLLGIAGDAQRLTATLTYTDGNPQPTSLNSDLTAALHGFNDGKTVPLTLGGTLAGTPGEAGFTGEITDWETVDGGNVDAEL; this is translated from the coding sequence ATGCTGACCCTCGCGCTGCTGCTCACGCTGGGCGGCTGCGTGAAGGACGAACTGCATGACACGCCGCATCCCGATACGGGCAGCATAGCGGTGACCGCCGACTGGAGCGGCCGGGGCGAGGGCGTGGCCATCCCTGCGGAGTGGACCGTGACGATGGGCGGCTATACGGGCACGGAGACCGGTGCGACCCACTCGCCGGACTGCCTTTTCACTCCGGGCATCTATACCCTTGCGGCCTGCAACACCCCCGAGAACATCACGGTAAGCGGCACGACGGCCGCCGTCGTCCGGGAAGCAGGCAGCGGGGCATACATCAGCAGCGCCCCCGGCTGGCTCTTCACCTCCGTGCAGGAGGTGGCGATAGAGGCCGACACCGACTGCGAACTGACCGCCGTGATGCACCAGCAGGTGCGCGAGCTTACCCTCGTCATCGAGCCGACGGGCGATGCGGCGGAGAGGGTAGAGGCCATCGTGGGGACGCTGAGCGGGGCGGCGGGCTCGCTGGACTTCTCGACGGGCACCCACGGCACGCCCTCGGAGGTGGAGCTGCACTTCACCGAGATAACCTCGGGCGACGATGCGGGCAAGTGGACGGCGACCGTGCGGCTGCTCGGCATTGCGGGCGACGCGCAGCGGCTCACCGCCACGCTGACCTACACGGACGGCAACCCGCAGCCTACATCTCTCAATAGCGACCTCACGGCGGCCCTCCATGGCTTCAACGACGGCAAGACCGTGCCCCTGACCCTCGGCGGCACCCTGGCCGGGACCCCGGGCGAGGCGGGCTTCACCGGAGAGATTACCGACTGGGAAACGGTGGACGGCGGCAATGTGGATGCCGAACTGTAA